The region AGATAAATCAATGCTGAAGTCATTAACGAATCATCATTACATCCATTAAATTTGGCGGTTTGGTGAGGTTCACACAGTCCTTATTTCTGAGGAAGGATGTGCAGTTAAGGTGAATGGCGAGCGCTTTTCAGCTTTGCTGGAAAATCAATCAGCTAGACATCGACGacatttggttccaacaagatggcgcaacttGTCATACAGCGCACTTCACCATCAATTCattgcaaaatcaatttggGTGGTCCTTTTTAACTCGTTCTTGTAACGGTCCCAACCAGTAAAACACATTTGTTTTCTGAAAACTTGACTTTTTACGTCGACATCATAGTCTTCTTCGATACTGAAACATCTCCAAAACTCctcaaacttttcaatttcgttTCATGTATGAAGATTCGTATTTGTTTTCGAAATGGGTTTAATGTCAGCTATCATTTCTTCATGAGATCCATTTTTCTTCCCcaagagcattcttttgaggtctgcaaaaaaaCAGTAATCCCTGGGAGCCAGGTCTGTAAAATGagctgggtggtcaagcagttggaacgTCGATAATCACTTCTCTCATTCAAAGTCAGCATATCATTGTTTGAACGTTGTTATTACCGATATAGCACAGTGAAAAGCACTTATTAAGTCATTGCTTTTCTTTCCATAAAAAAGAGTGTTTTGTCAATAAACGAAACTCGttccaattcatttttcaaacaacaacaactgTAGCATCgttcaaccttcaatatctcgatccgaACCAAAATTTTGTGAAGCATCTTTCGAACTATCTGCCATCTGTGCGACAGAAGTGAGACCTATTGAGTGACGTGTTACATAGGCACTTTATCCAGCCGGGCGCTAGTCCCAGGGCGTGCCGTAGCGATGATCAAACGCCCGGCCGTCAACCCCCCGTTCCGAAAAAAGCCGCCGACCTTCGTATAAGCCCGGAAAATATGCACGTTGTCTCGGCAGAAAGTTCACTGGGGCGGAAAGCATCACTTCCACCTCTCTCTCCGTGTAGCGAGCAAATTAGGGTCGACCCAGGGGAAATCACGTCACAAAATAGAGTAATTGCGTGTGGTATTGCGACCCCTATTGGGGTACAGGCCATCAACATTTCATCACACCATTTCATTTCGCCCCGGGGTCCGAATTTGCAAACGGTAGTCACTCGATAGCGGTCCCACCACCCTTGGGTCGGTTGTTGTAATCAGCGGTCCTGAatctttttcatattattggCCTTATGGGCTTCTAGGGGTTTTTTCGGGCAAGTTGGAGCAAACAAGTTGAATTTTGGGATGAAAATGGCCTCGAACGTTAAGGTTACAGCTTCAATGTATTAGATTTGCTAATCCTGTATACTAGAATAAGCCTAAGGACGAATGAAATAACTCCTCATTCCCAGTTTCAATTTATATAACTCCAAACAGCTCTTTAATGTCTTGAGACAAACTTCAAAGAGGCGCACATATACATCACAACGAACTTAGGTCATCCAAAAACTCAGAATCGCATATATAAAGAGTTTTGCTGAACTGGAACTGCCCTAGTAGCATAAAACATCTGTCTGAATGCTACAAAGTGACTCACCTATGATTGTCGGGGCATAGTGGTTCTGAAATGAACAAGAATATAAATTTGGAAAAAGATTAACTGAGGGTAAGACTCACTGAACCATTTTATGGGCttgaaagaagatgaagaaactCCTTCAGAAGAATATAACTCGACTTATGGAGATGACATAAATGGATATGAGTACCTTCGGTACCGTATGAGCCAGTCAGCAGATGTCCAACTAGCAGTTGGACATCTACATGCTCTACATACTGTCCTAAGCTGGCCATTTTAAGAAACACATTTCTGGGCCAGCTGGATCTAAATACTCATAGTGATAGCCAAAGCTTTGCAATGATGGACTATTCTTTTTGGATATTGTTAAGCAGCCTATATAGGTTTGTATTCAGGGTAAAAGATCGAACTGATCGCAGTTCAGAAAAAACTTGGGTGACCAATCAACGCCTATTTTAATATAGTCTTATCTAAACTATGGTCGTGTAGAATCATTAATAATTTTGTTTCCTTTCTTTTCAGGTAAGACTCTTCGATACTCACAAGCAAAAAACTGGTAAAGAAAGATGCACAGTTTTACTTTAATCTGGGGAACCGTAAGTAATTTGGTACTATGATGGCTtagtacagaaaataatgagcTCATACTCgattttccacactatttattgaaattttgtgagacTTGATTTGAATCCAGAAGAGTCTCTCTTCAACCactacaaaaaatttaattatacaTTAGAAGAATTGTTTCGGATTGAGACTGAAGATAATGAACTCACATAAATAGAGAATATCAGATTATGATAGCTCAGTAGATGTGTATATGCAGGAATATTAAACCAATAATGAAACGATaataattgaaagaaattttatcgACATAGTCATCAAACGTTGCCAACAGTGGTCTGCAGTCTTTGAGAATTCTATTTGGTTTAGCCAAAGAGGAgaatttttccatttcataTCTTCAGTACCATAACAGACCAATTATTATACTGTAAAAACTCTGTATCCAACCGCTCTCCGCTCAAGTGGAATACCCAATTCCATCTGATATTAAATGCAAGCGTTAGAAAGCCAACGTCCGAACAAAATGCTATCTGAATATCTTTTCAATTAGAGAGATAGTGTAACTGTTCCAGAATGAAGTGGCGAGAAATTAACGCGAAACTATCTCAATTCTCCACGCCATTAGCCGACATACCgcttcaattttcagttcacgaaaaaatgaaatttaccgTACCGTTCGAGCTTCCGAATATGGCGCGAAGCTGTGTCATTTCTATTCATTAAAGTGGTCGAAAAAACGGGCGAATGTTGACTATTCTTCGGTTTATGATTCGCTTGATGGTGCTCGGTGCGGTGTCACTATGTTATTTTGTGGATATTTCGCGGGTAATGTTGAATTACGAAGTCGTTTAGAGACTTTATGATAACATATCATATGGTGTTGATGGAAGTTCATTTATTGGGTGAAAAACTTTGCTTctgtcgttttgcaatagatggttgtagcaATAAGTGGTCGTAGAAATCAACAGTTCGTAAATGTCATAGTTTTGGTAAATGtgaatataacgccatcgaaatattggtcgATCATCCTTTTGAAACGTTCATAGTGAAAGACTAAGgaattttcctttgattttctgGTTCAGCGCTGATCAATTGATTAACTCGACCAGAAGGAAGTATTCATTATGGCCACTAAAGAAGTAAATCCCGAGAAAATTGGACAGGAAACCACCCCTGTCCACCGCATCAGGATCACCTCGTCCTCACGTAACGTCAGTTCTCTGCAGAAAGTCTGTAAAGATTTGATCAATGAAGCCAAAAAGAAGAACGTAAAGGTTAAGGGGCCTGTACCTATTCCAACCAAAACACTCCGTATTACCACCCGTAAAACTCCTTGTGGTGAAGGTTCTAAAACTTGGGACAGATTCCAGATGAGAATTCACAAAAGGGTTATCGATTTACACTCGCCTTCCGAAGTTGTCAAGGAAATTACCTCAATTTCTATTGAGCCTGGTGTAGATGTTGAAGTTACTATTGCTGACGATCATaaagttgaataataataataatagaaatgtATTCTCAAAAACACATCAAATATGTATAAAGAACACGTCAACTACAaaagaaaattctatttcaCTAGAATATTACAACATTAACAAAAGAAGCAATGAACGTTTAGATCTCATGTTGCAAGGAATTCTTGAATAGAATAGGGTTCCATATCTATAAGCAGCCTATTCAATTTGGATTTAAAGATGTGAAATCTATCAATAGCTTGTAGTTCTCTgggtattttattgaaaaatgtgatGCACATGTATTCAACATTCTTTTCAGTGAGTGTAAGAGAGTGCGTGGGATAATGTAATGGAAGTCTACGTCTggtattatttgtattttcgtgttgtttgaaatattcatgtCTTTTTTGGTGGAAAAATAAAAGGCATATAATAACGATGTAAAGATCTGCTAAAGTTAAAAAGTTATTCTTCCTGAACAAACCTCTGCATGATTGTCTATATGGTAATCcaatgtcagcttacgagccaaattcccgtcatttgcgggaggttttaattttctgctttaatatgaataaatctgcagctgagactcatcgaattctctcaaatacctatggtgaggctgctattagtgaaagaacgtgccgagagtggtttcaacgcttcaataacggtgattttgacgtcgaagaccagcatagtggtggaagaaagaaggttttcaaGGATGCAGAAATGGAGGCTtttcttgatcaagactcgtgtcaaacgcaaaaagaattgacaggatcattgggggtgaggcaacaagccatttcaaaacgcttgaaagtcatgggaatgattcagaaacaaggaaattgggtgccgtacgagttgaaaccgagagatgttgaacggcgtttgtttgcttgtgaacagctgcatgCAAGGCACAAaaggaagggatttctgtatcGCTTTGTGATGtggacgaaaaatgggttaattacgataatcccgagcgcagaaaatcatggggatatcccagacatgcttccacgtcgacggtcaaaccgaatattcaaatttccaaagtcatgctcggtatttggtggtaccagctcggcgtagtgtattatgagttgttaaaaccaactggaacaatcacaggcgatcgttatcgaacgcaattaatgagtTTCAGTcgagaattgaaagacaaacggtcgcaatacaacgagagacatgatagagtgattttacagcatgacaatgctcaaccccatgttgcgaaaatggtcaagacatacttgga is a window of Harmonia axyridis chromosome 2, icHarAxyr1.1, whole genome shotgun sequence DNA encoding:
- the LOC123672135 gene encoding 40S ribosomal protein S20-like gives rise to the protein MATKEVNPEKIGQETTPVHRIRITSSSRNVSSLQKVCKDLINEAKKKNVKVKGPVPIPTKTLRITTRKTPCGEGSKTWDRFQMRIHKRVIDLHSPSEVVKEITSISIEPGVDVEVTIADDHKVE